In a single window of the Novosphingobium sp. IK01 genome:
- a CDS encoding cytidylyltransferase domain-containing protein — translation MTDLASLIVPGLAYGLTLGRGGSQGLPGKNVRPLGGHPLIAWSVAAGRLAQGVARVLCSTDDDAIAQAARIAGADVPFLRPAAFATSAATDLDVFTHAVEWLAQAEGRLPEFFVQLRPTQPFREAGWIDEALARMKADPAITCIRTIAPAPHTPYKMWLADDAQRLSPLLTLPGVAEPFNMPRQSLPTVYWHTGQLDVIRTRTLLQGSMTGEHIEGLTVPIESAADIDTLLDFQITELRFAEQMPAALIDWLAQQTPRTFL, via the coding sequence ATGACCGATCTGGCGTCTCTGATCGTGCCGGGGCTGGCCTATGGGCTGACGCTAGGCCGGGGCGGCTCGCAGGGGCTTCCCGGCAAGAACGTTCGGCCATTGGGCGGGCATCCGCTGATCGCGTGGTCAGTGGCGGCTGGCCGCCTCGCGCAAGGGGTCGCGCGGGTGCTCTGCTCGACCGACGACGACGCCATTGCCCAAGCCGCGAGGATCGCCGGGGCCGACGTGCCCTTCCTGCGCCCCGCCGCCTTTGCCACCAGCGCCGCGACCGACCTCGACGTGTTCACCCATGCGGTCGAATGGCTGGCGCAGGCCGAGGGGCGCCTGCCCGAATTCTTCGTGCAACTGCGCCCCACCCAGCCCTTTCGCGAGGCGGGCTGGATCGACGAGGCGCTCGCCCGGATGAAGGCGGACCCGGCAATCACCTGCATCCGCACGATCGCGCCCGCGCCGCACACGCCCTACAAGATGTGGCTCGCCGATGACGCGCAGCGGCTCTCCCCGCTGCTCACCCTGCCGGGCGTTGCCGAACCGTTCAACATGCCGCGCCAGTCGCTCCCTACGGTCTACTGGCACACCGGCCAGCTCGACGTGATCCGCACGCGCACATTGCTGCAAGGCTCGATGACCGGCGAGCATATCGAGGGGCTGACCGTCCCCATCGAAAGCGCCGCCGACATCGACACCCTGCTCGACTTCCAGATTACCGAACTGCGCTTTGCCGAGCAGATGCCCGCCGCCCTGATCGACTGGCTGGCCCAGCAAACACCCCGCACATTCCTTTAG
- a CDS encoding lipopolysaccharide biosynthesis protein, translating to MARLLRGVLGSGGVWVLRLGVTLGTAFLFGHLLGPAGYGDYATVVAHVTLFAPMCSLGYDMLATREFVAARAAGDVAQEAALAHTLPRAVWRTTGLMLLLFVPVSLAYQAFRGQGLASTILFEAVGIAMTAHLRLVQGSLRGLGRVSQGQVFQLILPPVLNLGLFLVLLVMFRPSATLGIATFVAGLVLVWPLGALAVRRRVARGATGQAALPSRQTRRAWAHAAMVLGVGQLMFVANEQVPLVVTAALSSNAEVGLLDIARRFALFAAIALNVIQLPLGPILAEMYRKGDMEGFRRAALRTTYVACALSISVTLAYCVAGHWLLGLLVPGFDEAYRAMLIMCLGYVINTMTGPVPMVLTMTGHERDALRGVVVGLGINLVTCLALVPLVGHVGAAIGAVLGQFAWNSLLAFMVRRRFGMALDIFAVFERRKTVSD from the coding sequence ATGGCGCGGCTTTTGCGCGGGGTTCTGGGCTCTGGCGGGGTCTGGGTGCTGCGTCTGGGGGTTACGCTCGGAACGGCATTCCTGTTCGGTCATTTGCTCGGGCCTGCCGGATATGGCGATTATGCCACCGTGGTGGCCCATGTCACGTTGTTCGCGCCGATGTGCAGCCTGGGCTACGACATGCTCGCCACGCGTGAATTCGTGGCGGCGCGGGCTGCCGGCGATGTCGCGCAGGAGGCTGCTCTGGCCCATACCCTGCCGCGTGCGGTCTGGCGAACGACGGGGCTTATGCTCTTGCTGTTTGTGCCTGTTTCGCTGGCATACCAGGCCTTCAGGGGGCAGGGGCTGGCCAGTACGATCCTGTTCGAGGCAGTGGGCATTGCGATGACGGCACATCTGCGGCTGGTTCAGGGCTCGTTGCGGGGGCTGGGCAGGGTGTCGCAGGGGCAGGTGTTCCAGCTAATTCTGCCTCCGGTGCTCAATCTGGGCCTGTTCCTCGTTCTGCTTGTGATGTTCAGGCCCAGTGCCACGCTGGGGATCGCGACGTTTGTGGCCGGGCTGGTGCTGGTCTGGCCACTGGGCGCGCTGGCGGTACGCCGGCGCGTGGCGCGCGGTGCGACGGGGCAGGCGGCCCTGCCTTCGCGCCAGACACGCCGGGCCTGGGCTCACGCGGCCATGGTGCTGGGGGTGGGGCAATTGATGTTCGTGGCCAACGAGCAGGTGCCACTGGTGGTGACGGCGGCACTGTCCAGCAATGCAGAAGTGGGCCTGCTCGATATTGCCCGGCGTTTTGCCCTGTTCGCCGCGATCGCGCTCAATGTGATCCAGTTGCCGCTCGGGCCGATTCTGGCCGAGATGTATCGCAAGGGGGACATGGAGGGCTTCCGCCGCGCTGCCTTGCGCACGACGTATGTCGCCTGCGCGCTCTCGATCTCGGTCACTCTGGCCTATTGCGTGGCCGGGCACTGGCTGTTGGGGCTGCTGGTTCCCGGCTTCGACGAGGCCTATCGGGCGATGCTGATCATGTGTCTGGGCTATGTTATCAATACGATGACCGGGCCGGTCCCGATGGTCCTGACCATGACCGGCCATGAGCGGGACGCGCTCAGGGGCGTGGTGGTGGGGCTGGGGATCAACCTCGTCACATGTCTGGCGCTGGTGCCTTTGGTGGGGCATGTGGGCGCGGCGATTGGGGCTGTTCTGGGGCAGTTTGCGTGGAACAGCCTGCTGGCATTCATGGTCCGCCGCCGGTTCGGCATGGCGCTCGACATCTTCGCCGTGTTTGAAAGGCGCAAGACTGTTTCGGACTAA